GCCCCAGGTCTGGAAACCAAGAATCGTGACCAGGGGTGATCCAGAGGGGTCGCAGCCATCATGGAGAACTGGGGGTGATGGCGATCGCGATCGTGGGCACCCTTCCCCACAATACCGTTTAATTTCCCCCACTGTCCCCCATTTCTATGCCCGGTGTCAATTCTAGGCTGGCTGTCAATGGCGGGTAATGGCGAGCAAGGGTGTCGATCGGGTGCGGTCATAGACGGCCCAGCCTAGGGTCAGCGATCGCACCACCATAAACCCCACCAACGCCCCCCACAGGATCTGAATACTGTGGCTCAGCCCTGCCACCAGGGCCAGGGGTGCAAACCCCAAACCACTGGCCCAGAGGGCGCTGCGGCGCAACAGAGACCCCTCGGTTAACCCCAACCAATAGCCATCCAGCACATAGGCCAGGGAACCAATGACCAACACCGGTACCAACCAGCCCACGGTTTGCCCCGCCAACTGCAACACCGGTGGATGATTCGTCAGCAGGCTAAGCAGCCGAGGCTGGATCACAATCCCCAGGGCGATCGTCGCGCTAACCCCCAACCCCCAGCCCATGGCCCACCTCAGCAACCGCTCCATCTCCCGGATCCGTCCCTGGCCAGCCAACTGGCCCACCAGGCTTTCCGTGGCAAAGGCTAAGCCATCCACCAGATAGGCCGAGAGCACCACCACTTGCAGCAACAGGGCATTGGCGGCCAAGAGGGTGGTGCCTTGGTGCTGGGCGGTGCCAATGATGGCGCTAAGGTTAGTGAAAATCGCAAACACCGACACCAGGGCAAAGGTGCGAATCAAAATATCCCGACTGAAGGCGACGGTGCGGGCGATCGCCGCCGGATCCCAGACCCGCTGCCAGAGGGCGCGATCCCAGGTAATGCCGTGGCGAGCCACCAACCCCAGCCCCGCTGCCAGGGTGAGGTATTGGCTCAAGGCCGTCGCAAGGCCAGCCCCACCGCTGCCCCAGCCCCAGACCACAATGAAACCATAGTCCAGCAGCCCATTGCCCCCATTGGCCAGGGCCGACAACAGCAGCACCCAGCGCCCCTCCGCCCGTCCCAAAAACCAGCCCCAGAGGACAAAGTTGATCAAGGTGGCCGGTGCCCCCCAGGCCCGCGATCGATAATAGGCTTGGCCCGCCGCCTCCACCGCCTCACTGCCACTGAGGAGATGGAACCCCAGCCAGCCCAGGGGGTCTTGCAGCAGCACCAACCCCAGCCCCACCCCCAGGGCGATCGCCCCATTGCGCACCAAAATGACCTGGGACTCCCGATCATCGCCCTGGCCCACCGCCTGGGCCGTTAAACCCGTGGTCCCCATGCGTAAGAACCCGAAGGTCCAATAGAGATAGTTAAACAACACCGTGGCCAG
This region of Prochlorothrix hollandica PCC 9006 = CALU 1027 genomic DNA includes:
- a CDS encoding MATE family efflux transporter; amino-acid sequence: MLYLAFLRLSVVNILSNFLVPLASVVDTAFLGHWAAVEDLAGVSLATVLFNYLYWTFGFLRMGTTGLTAQAVGQGDDRESQVILVRNGAIALGVGLGLVLLQDPLGWLGFHLLSGSEAVEAAGQAYYRSRAWGAPATLINFVLWGWFLGRAEGRWVLLLSALANGGNGLLDYGFIVVWGWGSGGAGLATALSQYLTLAAGLGLVARHGITWDRALWQRVWDPAAIARTVAFSRDILIRTFALVSVFAIFTNLSAIIGTAQHQGTTLLAANALLLQVVVLSAYLVDGLAFATESLVGQLAGQGRIREMERLLRWAMGWGLGVSATIALGIVIQPRLLSLLTNHPPVLQLAGQTVGWLVPVLVIGSLAYVLDGYWLGLTEGSLLRRSALWASGLGFAPLALVAGLSHSIQILWGALVGFMVVRSLTLGWAVYDRTRSTPLLAITRH